In a genomic window of Xenopus laevis strain J_2021 chromosome 5S, Xenopus_laevis_v10.1, whole genome shotgun sequence:
- the sbk1l.S gene encoding serine/threonine-protein kinase SBK1 isoform X2, whose translation MDGTSQIGDHYHVIKKLGQGHLVALKFVRKDRTRQTTFIHELNILIALSEYPGIIKTYPTYIETMDYFIFTQELAPAGTLQSIIKAEVGIPEEVVKRCAVQITAALDYMHGRGLVHRDLKPDNVLLMDKECYHIKLCDFGFTQLVGSLIPSMSHIIPYMPPELCSLKPKQLLVLDQSMDIWSLGILLFVALTGYFPWEEAVGHNHKYQMFLHWQDNRNYVPAPLLWKGFTQKALVMFLKLLSHNPSSRSPPDTVLKFLHLPWTAKVSSDSLVVEGDLNIIILDDNDELQVIEYIIQEQEQVSAVCY comes from the exons ATGGACGGAACATCACAGATTGGAGACCATTACCATGTTATCAAGAAGCTGGGCCAAG GTCACTTGGTTGCCCTGAAGTTTGTGAGGAAAGACAGAACTCGTCAGACAACCTTCATCCATGAGTTAAACATTTTAATCGCCCTCTCAGAGTACCCAGGAATAATAAAGACCTATCCCACCTACATTGAGACAATGGATTACTTCATTTTCACACAAGAGCTGGCACCGGCTGGGACACTTCAGTCCATCATTAAGGCAGAG GTTGGCATTCCAGAGGAGGTGGTGAAGCGTTGTGCAGTGCAAATCACGGCAGCGTTGGACTACATGCATGGCCGAGGACTGGTGCACAGAGACCTGAAGCCTGATAATGTTCTACTGATGGATAAAGAATGTTACCACATCAAGCTTTGCGACTTTGGTTTCACTCAGTTGGTGGGCTCACTAATCCCTTCAATGTCGCACATTATTCCATATATGCCACCAGAACTTTGCAGCCTCAAGCCTAAACAACTACTGGTCTTGGATCAAAGTATGGACATCTGGTCTCTTGGAATTCTTCTGTTTGTGGCACTGACTGGATATTTCCCATGGGAAGAGGCTGTTGGGCATAACCACAAGTACCAAATGTTTCTCCATTGGCAGGATAACAGAAATTATGTTCCGGCACCTCTATTGTGGAAGGGCTTCACACAGAAGGCGCTGGTTATGTTTCTCAAGCTGCTCTCGCATAACCCCTCTTCTAGGAGCCCTCCTGATACTGTCCTGAAGTTTCTTCATTTACCCTGGACTGCTAAAGTCAGCAGTGATAGTCTGGTTGTAGAGGGTGATCTAAACATTATAATCCTTGATGACAATGATGAGCTGCAAGTCATTGAGTACATAATACAAGAACAGGAACAAGTGTCTGCAGTTTGTTATTGA
- the sbk1l.S gene encoding serine/threonine-protein kinase SBK1 isoform X1, which translates to MDGTSQIGDHYHVIKKLGQGTFSHVLMARELISGHLVALKFVRKDRTRQTTFIHELNILIALSEYPGIIKTYPTYIETMDYFIFTQELAPAGTLQSIIKAEVGIPEEVVKRCAVQITAALDYMHGRGLVHRDLKPDNVLLMDKECYHIKLCDFGFTQLVGSLIPSMSHIIPYMPPELCSLKPKQLLVLDQSMDIWSLGILLFVALTGYFPWEEAVGHNHKYQMFLHWQDNRNYVPAPLLWKGFTQKALVMFLKLLSHNPSSRSPPDTVLKFLHLPWTAKVSSDSLVVEGDLNIIILDDNDELQVIEYIIQEQEQVSAVCY; encoded by the exons ATGGACGGAACATCACAGATTGGAGACCATTACCATGTTATCAAGAAGCTGGGCCAAGGTACCTTTAGTCATGTCCTGATGGCAAGAGAATTAATTTCAG GTCACTTGGTTGCCCTGAAGTTTGTGAGGAAAGACAGAACTCGTCAGACAACCTTCATCCATGAGTTAAACATTTTAATCGCCCTCTCAGAGTACCCAGGAATAATAAAGACCTATCCCACCTACATTGAGACAATGGATTACTTCATTTTCACACAAGAGCTGGCACCGGCTGGGACACTTCAGTCCATCATTAAGGCAGAG GTTGGCATTCCAGAGGAGGTGGTGAAGCGTTGTGCAGTGCAAATCACGGCAGCGTTGGACTACATGCATGGCCGAGGACTGGTGCACAGAGACCTGAAGCCTGATAATGTTCTACTGATGGATAAAGAATGTTACCACATCAAGCTTTGCGACTTTGGTTTCACTCAGTTGGTGGGCTCACTAATCCCTTCAATGTCGCACATTATTCCATATATGCCACCAGAACTTTGCAGCCTCAAGCCTAAACAACTACTGGTCTTGGATCAAAGTATGGACATCTGGTCTCTTGGAATTCTTCTGTTTGTGGCACTGACTGGATATTTCCCATGGGAAGAGGCTGTTGGGCATAACCACAAGTACCAAATGTTTCTCCATTGGCAGGATAACAGAAATTATGTTCCGGCACCTCTATTGTGGAAGGGCTTCACACAGAAGGCGCTGGTTATGTTTCTCAAGCTGCTCTCGCATAACCCCTCTTCTAGGAGCCCTCCTGATACTGTCCTGAAGTTTCTTCATTTACCCTGGACTGCTAAAGTCAGCAGTGATAGTCTGGTTGTAGAGGGTGATCTAAACATTATAATCCTTGATGACAATGATGAGCTGCAAGTCATTGAGTACATAATACAAGAACAGGAACAAGTGTCTGCAGTTTGTTATTGA
- the pgk1 gene encoding phosphoglycerate kinase 1 (The RefSeq protein has 2 substitutions compared to this genomic sequence) gives MSLSNKLTLDKVDVKGKRVVMRVDFNVPMKNNQITNNQRIKAAVPSIQHCLDHGAKSVVLMSHLGRPDGVPMPDKYSLAPVAEELKSLMKREIVFLKDCVGPEVEAACSDPATGTVLLLENLRFHVEEEGKGKDAAGNKIKADAANVDSFRASLSKLGDVYINDAFGTAHRAHSSMVGVKLPQRAAGFLMKKELDYFAKALENPERPFLAILGGAKVKDKIQLISNMLDQVNEMIIGGGMAFTFLKVLNNMSIGTSLYDEEGANIVKDLMAKAEKNGVKITLPVDFTTANKFDENASTGQASVSTGIPDGWMGLDCGPESVKLFVEAVGRAKQIVWNGPVGVFEWDNFAKGTKAVMDKVVEVTGKGCITIIGGGDTATCCAKWDTEDKVSHVSTGGGASLELLEGKVLPGVDALSNV, from the coding sequence ATGTCTCTGTCCAACAAGCTGACCCTGGATAAGGTTGATGTGAAAGGGAAAAGGGTAGTCATGAGGGTTGACTTCAATGTTCCAATGaaaaacaatcagattacaaacAACCAAAGGATTAAGGCTGCTGTTCCCAGCATCCAGCACTGTTTAGACCATGGTGCTAAATCTGTGGTTCTTATGAGCCACTTGGGCAGACCAGATGGGGTCCCTATGCCTGACAAGTACTCTCTGGCCCCAGTGGCTGAGGAACTCAAATCTCTGATGAAGAGAGAGATTGTCTTCTTGAAGGACTGTGTGGGTCCAGAAGTGGAAGCTGCATGTTCTGACCCAGCCACTGGAACAGTCTTACTTCTGGAGAACCTTCGCTTCCATGTGGAGGAAGAAGGGAAGGGTAAAGATGCTGCTGGGAACAAGATCAAAGCAGATGCTGCCAAAGTAGATTCATTTAGAGCATCACTTTCTAAACTAGGAGATGTTTACATCAATGATGCTTTTGGAACTGCACACAGAGCTCACAGCTCCATGGTTGGTGTAAAGCTGCCCCAGAGGGCTGCTGGCTTTTTAATGAAGAAGGAGCTTGATTACTTTGCTAAGGCTTTGGAGAACCCTGAGAGACCTTTCCTTGCTATCCTTGGAGGTGCTAAAGTAAAGGACAAAATCCAGCTAATTAGTAACATGCTGGATCAAGTGAATGAGATGATTATTGGTGGTGGGATGGCCTTTACATTCCTGAAGGTTCTCAACAATATGTCCATTGGCACCTCCCTATATGATGAAGAGGGAGCAAACATTGTTAAGGACTTGATGGCCAAGGCAGAGAAGAATGGAGTCAAAATTTCACTTCCTGTAGACTTTACTACTGCTAACAAGTTTGATGAAAATGCCAGTACAGGGCAAGCCAGCGTCTCTACTGGAATTCCTGATGGATGGATGGGACTTGACTGTGGCCCAGAGAGTGTGAAGCTGTTTGTGGAAGCTGTGGGCAGAGCCAAACAGATTGTGTGGAATGGTCCAGTTGGGGTGTTTGAATGGGACAATTTTGCTAAAGGAACCAAAGCCGTAATGGACAAAGTGGTAGAGGTCACTGGCAAAGGTTGCATTACAATCATTGGTGGAGGAGACACTGCTACCTGCTGTGCTAAATGGGATACTGAGGACAAAGTTAGCCATGTCAGTACAGGAGGAGGAGCCAGTCTAGAGCTGCTAGAAGGAAAGGTCCTACCAGGAGTTGATGCCCTGAGCAATGTGTAA